CTTTTTGGAAGTATAACGAATCGTATAATCATATTAACTTATTAATGAATGTAATTATAGGTACTGGTATTCATATTGATCCATTAGGGACCAGTGCATGGAATGCACTGGTTTCAGGACATAAACGTTGGTGCCTCTTTCCTACGCATACTCCTAGAGAACTTTTGAAGGTGTCTGGAGCTGAGGGTGGTAAACAAAGGGATGAAGCTATTACAtggttttctattatttatccTCGCACAAAGTTACCTACCTGGCCACAGGATTGTTTGCCAATTGAGATTTTACAGAATCCTGGTGAAACAGTTTTTGTTCCTGGTGGCTGGTGGCATGTTGTTTTAAATCTTGATAGAACTATAGCAGTTACACAAAACTTTTGTTCTCGTACCAATTTTCCAGTAGTTTGGCATAAAACGGTAAGTACAAGATACGTAATACAAGTGgaataaaatgttcattataatttcgaaaaatgaaatttccactgtAGGTACGGGGGAGACCAAAATTATCACGCACGTGGTTGAAACTACTCAGGAGTAAAGAACCAGAATTGGCAGCCCTAACGGAGACTATAGACGTGAAGGAAGACACGGGCGTTGCCAGCGATTCTTCCAGCGGCTCATCAAGCAGTGTTACTACTACTACCAGTAGTAGTAGTCAATCGGAAGACGAAAGTGCAGATGATAGTGGACAAGAATCATTGACAGCatacaaaaagaagaagaggtatacaatactataattaatattgttactagcccatttattcttttataattataaacataattagacataatactgtttttaaatttttcagaagaaaactaaataacagCCAACCCTGACAATATCAAGCATTTGGGACCTACAGAGACCTCAGACTGTACAGTATTAATCAACAATTATTGTTTGTACTAagagtaaatataattattaccacCTTCAtgttcataataaaataaatgctaGGTAATACCAAagttattcttattaaataaattcgtttATATCCTACGCTTAGGCAATTTACGATAATGCACATAATTTTTgctaaacttttattttatattgttacatCTTtggatttataatatatttctatctaACATAAAAAAAGATACTTGGTTTGTCATTTAAAATCCATCACTTATAAATTCTATTCTTATCCGATGTCTATATCCAAGAAGGCAGTAAACGCGCGAGacttaaattataaaacatttaaaaaaaaggaCAAGAACACAATCAATTTATGTTCAGGAACATAAAAGTATCAGGATTAATGTCTCAGCAAGCAATAAGTTAGGTGCATTATCACTTTTAGACTCTGGTTATTGATCCActgttttgtaataaattaataaaaattaacaaataaataggaaaatatcgttgcgaaataaatataatatttcaatgaatgtaTTAACTTTTCAACGAGTTGCTTCTCTGGAAAGTTCTTGCGTCTCTCTTATAGTAGCTCCACAGCCTCACCGTTCCGTCACTTCATGTTGACACGGTGACCATGCAAAGCACCAAATTGGAGTGTAAACAACATAGAagcaaagtaataaaaaatttaaattaaactcaTGTTCAATAGATCTAGAAGTTTATGATTATTGCAAAGATATTATATCCTactagttcattcgattaaacataaaatttgctTACATACAGTACATTCACAACTGCAATCACACTATTAATGACTTACAAATTAGCATATTTACGTTTTAAAAAGCAGTATTTCATACACACAATTTCGATAGAAATGGAAGTGATTAGAATAGGATAGTAGACGTTAGAGTGTGGAACTTCAGATTGATGCTATTCTCTTTAAACAAAACATACATATACTACTCTATCAGTTGTTAACAGTGAATAGAAGCGGCAATAGaaaaagtaaattgttaatataaatatgtaatttacattttcGACTTTTGTTACATAGTAGTAAATTGAATAAACGCATGTTTCATAACATTCAAAGCacagtttaaataataacttgcATAGTTTTGTCATTATATCTGGTGACAATTTTGCAAGTGAACTACTAAGAATAgacaaatatgtaaaaatacattGAAAACGTCTTTCGAATAGGCAAAAATTATGTAGATCAGAAAGCGAGGTAACAAATAGTGAAGTAACGATAtacttttctttcttattatcAGCAGTCGTCAATTatgtaataaacaattttcttgaCGTCAAATATCTCAACACATTTTCCGATAACTACAAAATGTGTTTGGACAAACATGCGCATTACCACATTAACAACCTATAAatgcaaaagaataatatacagcaatataaaaaaataagttaaaGGGAAACTGTGGAAATAGACATGGATAATGAGGAATCAGGAATACGCCACAGCTTCACCTCTCCAGAGCTGCAATCAACATTCAAGATGTTATTCTATTCGACAAAGTAATTACAAATACTGAACCCAAGCACACCGGTTGTCGTCGagtaatcaaaatatatatagtcAAGTAATTAATATCTAAATTCTGAGTATGCTTCGGATCAGTCGATTGAGAGTGAtatgataaaatgaaatacacTTACTTGCTCGCAGTGAAAACATGCTGTTGATTAGTTATCACAGCATTGATAGCGGAACCGTGCGCCCGTACTTCCCCTATTGGCGCACACTCTCCACCTTGTTCCTTTGGTACAGACCACGCTTTCAAAACTCCTCCCCTGCAACCTGAGACCATGATAGTTCCACTGTTAATCATACATAATCCCAAAATCCAATCTTTATGTGCATTATTCAGTGACTGGACTAGTTCCATTTTATACAAATCCCATCGTTTGATGCACATGTCTCTCGAGCCTGAAATTGAGGAagtagttttaataaaattgcaacTTACCAATAAAAGTCAAAGCTGAAAATCAAAAATACCAGAGAAAAGTGTCGAATCGCACGCAGTCAAACACTGAACTCCATCGTAGTGCGGTGGCGCCAAACATACCGACTGTCCAGACATGTTAGGTTCGACAAGGGATATTAGATGATCCTTGCTACCAGCTATTACACGACCGTCATCCGCGACAGCCAGGCACATCACCGCAGCCGTATGCGGTGTACTTAATCTTCCCATGTGCGTTAATTTCCTAAGATCCCACATCCTAACTTTATCGCTGGCTGCGGTGTATAGCTCTTGTTCGTCTAGACTAAGTACTAAATCATTGATAGCCGTTTCACCCATCGGTACTTGAGTTGACAACGCAATTTGCCCGCTTTGAGCTTGACCAGAGGAGAACAAAGTTTTTACACAGCTGTTGCCCATTCTTAAGTCCCAAACTTTTACGTAGGCTGAAGATACGCTGAATAATAAATTCCGTACTGGTGAGTACTTCACGGCAACAACGTTATTAGGATGACCAGTCAAAGTAAGATTTTCAATTCCAGTTCTTAAATCCCATACTTTTACAGTTCGGTCTGAAAATGTTATGTTGTATAAGTAGCTCGTGGTTAGAAGATAATCTTAGAAGAGTTCTATTGGTTGTTTCTGATGTTATACCTTTTGATCCGCTGAATAATAAATCTGTAGTTGCACATATAGTTAAAACAGCTTTACTATGCCCCTCTGCTACGTGGGAACATTGCAAAACGGCCCGTGGCGATGTCTGGAAAGTTTCCAAAGTATTATaagtattgaataaatttgCTGGACTCCTATCGCTTTTACCTTGCCTTGATATTGAGAAATGATTCCTTTCATAGGCTGTGGGTCTGTCGAGGCAGGTTGTCTACTTGCAGTCAGCCTGGAGAAAACATTCTCCTCTCTACTGTTGAACCGCCGGTAGGTGGTCGGTGATCCAGGTGGCGATGACACATCTGTGTGTGCTACCTGTTCCCTAGTTGAGGGTTTGTTATGTTAGAGTGTTAGTTAGCCGGGTTCTTGTTAATTTTAATCCAGGCTAATTTACGTTCGCTTGAGAAATACAATTTTAGACCATGCAAGTGCACTGGAGGCGTAGAGTTGTAAATTGGTTTAATTAGGAGAAACGTTATTCGATTGTGAGTGTATTAacgtttgtagtttttatattattggtTTATAGATACTCATAGAGGAAAGTACTGAATATTATTGCGATCAGAAATCGAATACtatataatgattaataattagaatctcGAAACAGTAATCAAACAAGACACATACACAATGGTTTATTACATAAGGtagtgaaataattttaatagaaaaacaacGATCCACTGAAGGGTCTTTATACGTATTACCATAGGACAGTGCACGTTAAGTACTTgtgcttttatttattatctgacattatacaaaatatctGCTTACATATATACAAATTTGATTAACCTTCTTGCGAAGCTTTACGacatttatacatatttgtacTGCAAAagcatagaaatatatataaatataatacacattAGGTTGTACTATGTTAGGCCAAACTTATTGAAACacctgaaataataattatgaaataatgttaTCATTATTAGCCATTTTCCCGAGAATGAGAaactttgaaacaaattttgagCATATCAACTTTTGTacgaattattatattcttaattataataattcatttgagTTAGTAACCTTATTTGATAATCTTTCGTTAACTTAAACAGAAcccaataatttaaattttccctATGTAATTCATAAGATAACTTTATCATTAATGAAGAAATATATTAGTTTCTTTCATATCCCTCCGTTTTTAGTTATATATTCTTTGTATTGTGGTATTTGTCACAGAAATTTTAGATCGTATTAGCCTGACTTCTTTTGCCTATAATTCAAGGggtacaattgtaatatttttggtGAAGGCACCGGTAAATGCACTTGTTTCAAATGATACACATCTttctttaagaaaaaaatttagTCATTAGTGCGTAGAACAGAGCGTCAAGGCAGAGATatgtaaaaaatacaaatacaaagatGTGCTTCAGGATTATCACTCACATGGAGCCTCCACCAGGATGTAGTGGTCGTCGGAGCGGCCTTGGTGATATGCTATCACGTCGACTTAAGGTCGGTGAACCACCAGTTATGTTACTATGTTGACTTCTCGTCAATACCAATCCTCTGACAAATGACCATGttagtttaaaatatattgcgataaggttcattaaaatattatttgcataTAATCTTGTATACTCACTTTAAACTACCTGGCGCGCTAGGTACCCTCGTAAGTGGATGATTATGATTCTGACTTTGTTCCTCTGTTTTCATATTGTCTGGATTTGCTTGGACTCCGTAAAGAAGTTCCTGAGGCTGCGTGGTTCTTCGTCTCACTTTATTGTTACGTTGTTTTTCCTCTCCCATTATAACTTGACTGTAAGTTTCActgatatttcaaattacaaaaataaacttATTAGCGGAATACGATTCACAATGGATTAATGAGACAGCGTTAAATGACATACTTATCGGGCGAGGAGCTTCTTGAACTCGGGGGACTGTAATTCAAAGCATGATTGTGGTGACTGTTCGTGAGGGACAGAAGATCTCTGTCTCTCAATACATGCTCTAGTAACTGATGTTGCACATCGCTTTCTTGCGCGACCTGATTCAGTCGAGATTCCATGTCCCGAACTTCAAGTTGCTTCTGAGCAGCTACGCAACTCTGCTCCACGGTAAATGCCagcattttttgtaataaatattgagcTTCGTCCACTGTTTGAACCGTCGATATGAGAGCTTCGACGCCGGGTTCGCCCTCTGTTTCTCCATCGCCCATTTCCACCATATCGCGTTGACACTCCGAGATGCTATCCTGCGGAGAACATGTTGAAGTGCCCAGCAGATGTACGTTATTTGACATCAGAAGGAAGAAACACTTACCTGCAAATAGctaattttactttttacattatcaatttcttcgtcAATATCATTCGGGTCACCTCTCCTGCTCGTTATATCATTCCTGTGCTTCTGAAGCTTCTCGAGTTCTCTGCCTAGCTCCTCGCGTTCCTGAAGAAGCCTCTCcatttctctctctgtttctgcAGCTGCTTGCTTAGCCAACGCCTGTTTTGCAATAGTCCTCTCGAAGGTTTGCCACCTCTGTTTTAACGTTTTGGGATTAATCGGTTTAGGTGGCGCTCTGCCTGCAACTTTTTGACTAAGTCCTCTGTCCCTTTTCCTCAGCGCCGTAACTTCCTCCTGTTTACGCCTGAGCACCACTTCTTTCATTCTCTTATCAGCTTCTAGTGTTCTAATCATATTTGCATTTTTCCTACTCTCCTTACGTAATTGAGCTATCTCTCTGTTGCGTCTCAGCTCATTCTCTTTATGTCTCTGAGCCTCCTCgcgcattttatttaaaagcttCACTTTTGCTCTCTTCATCTCTGCTAGTTCATTCCTTAGTCCTCTTAACCTGTTCTCATTCTGTGACTGACTCTTGAGCAATCTCGCGTGCTCCTTTTTGGCGGTCTGTAACAATCGCATTTCTTTTTGCATTGCGGACAGCTTCTTCTCATACTCGTCGCGCAGTTTCTTCACTTTCTCTGTCGGTGGCGTTGGCTGTTGTTGTAGAGAGTGCAACACCTTATCCCTTTCTTCTTGGGTATCTTTAATGCGGGCCTGTAACTGCGCAAGTTTGTCCTCGTAATGCTGTTTCATGGTTTGCAGGCGACGTTGAGAGAGTTCTAACTCCTGGATTAACCGCTGCTTCATATCTATATCCGACGTTAGAGCCTCCAACTCACGACCCATAGCTGcctcctcttcgtcttcttctacAAAATATCGTACGTCTATTATTTACGAACTCAGTATGAAAACaccatttcattattataattgctaTACCTTTCCTATCAGAGTCGTCATCTGAGTCATCTTCACTCGCAGAGTCTTGTACAACTTCTACATCATCGCCTTCCCCTTCCTCTCCTACTTTATTGGCAGTGTTAGTATTGTACACTTGTTGCTCTTTTAATGCAGTTAACGTTTCAATCTCCTTCTGCAACTCTTTTTTGGCATCACTTAATACTGATGTAGAATCACTTTGAAACATATATCCAGAGTCACCATAAGGATTTGCTGCATTAACctatgcaaaataaatattacattgaaaaattatttttcacgtgTAACGTTTACTACTCTAATGTGTGAACGATACTGTACCTGCATTTGCCGCTTTTTTAATTGTTGATACATCGCTTCCGCTTCTAAGAGACGCGCCCTTAGTTCTTCTATTTCTTGTACATATCCTTGTACTAAACTCGTTACTTCACCATTTCCACCTGTTGCCGATACCCACTGACCAGCAGCCTTCTCTGCCAGCAGAAGAACATTCTTTGCAGTTAGTGCCTCGACTGTTTCTGAAAGAGCTTTGACTCTTGTACGTAGACTTTGCAGTTCACTATTCAACATTTGATTTTCATGCCAAGCATCATTTACACCATCTTCGCCAACAACTCTTTTacctaaaaaaatatatatataaaagattgCAGTCAACATAGAATGAATAATGATTCAAATACTCTAGATTCTATATATTCACCTTGCCTATATTCCATCAATTCTAACTGAAGCTGTTGTATCTCTCTTCGCAAAGAAGCTATTGTCCTTGAACTCTTATCTTGATTAATTGTAACTttgttctttatatttctcgCTCTATTAGCATATTTCAATGTACTCAGTGTTTCCATAAAATCCCGGTCACTTGGAGATACACAAGCTATCATAACAGTCTGACTATTCCCTAGAATAACACATTAACATGTTACATTGAATGACAtcgtttattttgataatatattatcatattacctCCAAGTGAATCTTGAAGTAGCCTTGTCAATTTGGAATCTCTATATGGTACATGTAAAGCTTTCTTTGTTTTGTCACCCAGTGCTGAAATCACATTGCCTAGGGCCAACtacaatacataaaaaaaataatcattaaaatttgaagtacTATATCTTTTAAATTAGAATATCAATAGAAGCCATACCAATCCACAATTTATGGATATCCCTTCCTTTGCTCTATCTCCTGTTGCACCAGTCCTTTTCAGTCTTTCTGACCCAGCTAAAtctacaaaatgaaattttgcagTTAGAGTTTCAAACTCATTTGCTGGTTCTGTTCCACTTGTGTCAATGTCAGCATCTGGGTCTTCAACCTTGATGCATCTTTGCTGccttatatataatgtaaatatcGCGTGTGATCTTGATGATTGAGTATTCATTTGAGTAGAACCAGTTGTGCGTGATAATGCTCCCAAACGTAAATAATCTAATGCTTGTTCCAGACTGGTCACAATTCTTGGTTCTACACCAGCTAAATGAATGTTGCCTGAAGTATCCTCGTGAATGCGAGCACCACCTCTTGGCCCACCTGGTTCCAATAAATCTTTCAAATCTTCATTGTACAGCTCCAAAAATTGTGCAG
Above is a genomic segment from Nomia melanderi isolate GNS246 chromosome 8, iyNomMela1, whole genome shotgun sequence containing:
- the Klp31E gene encoding kinesin-like protein 31E isoform X2; translation: MADDTSVRVAVRIRPQVAREVIDMCRICTQVPPGEPQVFLGPDKAFTYDYVFDTGIGQSTIYETCVGHLVEGALDGYNATVLAYGQTGSGKTYTMGTGFDVEVEEAVVGIIPRAIKHLFDGIAEKQQHARERAQMPPEFKVTAQFLELYNEDLKDLLEPGGPRGGARIHEDTSGNIHLAGVEPRIVTSLEQALDYLRLGALSRTTGSTQMNTQSSRSHAIFTLYIRQQRCIKVEDPDADIDTSGTEPANEFETLTAKFHFVDLAGSERLKRTGATGDRAKEGISINCGLLALGNVISALGDKTKKALHVPYRDSKLTRLLQDSLGGNSQTVMIACVSPSDRDFMETLSTLKYANRARNIKNKVTINQDKSSRTIASLRREIQQLQLELMEYRQGKRVVGEDGVNDAWHENQMLNSELQSLRTRVKALSETVEALTAKNVLLLAEKAAGQWVSATGGNGEVTSLVQGYVQEIEELRARLLEAEAMYQQLKKRQMQVNAANPYGDSGYMFQSDSTSVLSDAKKELQKEIETLTALKEQQVYNTNTANKVGEEGEGDDVEVVQDSASEDDSDDDSDRKEEDEEEAAMGRELEALTSDIDMKQRLIQELELSQRRLQTMKQHYEDKLAQLQARIKDTQEERDKVLHSLQQQPTPPTEKVKKLRDEYEKKLSAMQKEMRLLQTAKKEHARLLKSQSQNENRLRGLRNELAEMKRAKVKLLNKMREEAQRHKENELRRNREIAQLRKESRKNANMIRTLEADKRMKEVVLRRKQEEVTALRKRDRGLSQKVAGRAPPKPINPKTLKQRWQTFERTIAKQALAKQAAAETEREMERLLQEREELGRELEKLQKHRNDITSRRGDPNDIDEEIDNVKSKISYLQDSISECQRDMVEMGDGETEGEPGVEALISTVQTVDEAQYLLQKMLAFTVEQSCVAAQKQLEVRDMESRLNQVAQESDVQHQLLEHVLRDRDLLSLTNSHHNHALNYSPPSSRSSSPDNETYSQVIMGEEKQRNNKVRRRTTQPQELLYGVQANPDNMKTEEQSQNHNHPLTRVPSAPGSLKGLVLTRSQHSNITGGSPTLSRRDSISPRPLRRPLHPGGGSMEQVAHTDVSSPPGSPTTYRRFNSREENVFSRLTASRQPASTDPQPMKGIISQYQGKTSPRAVLQCSHVAEGHSKAVLTICATTDLLFSGSKDRTVKVWDLRTGIENLTLTGHPNNVVAVKYSPVRNLLFSVSSAYVKVWDLRMGNSCVKTLFSSGQAQSGQIALSTQVPMGETAINDLVLSLDEQELYTAASDKVRMWDLRKLTHMGRLSTPHTAAVMCLAVADDGRVIAGSKDHLISLVEPNMSGQSVCLAPPHYDGVQCLTACDSTLFSGSRDMCIKRWDLYKMELVQSLNNAHKDWILGLCMINSGTIMVSGCRGGVLKAWSVPKEQGGECAPIGEVRAHGSAINAVITNQQHVFTASNSGEVKLWRIPDSSLSMSISTVSL
- the Klp31E gene encoding kinesin-like protein 31E isoform X6, with protein sequence MADDTSVRVAVRIRPQVAREVIDMCRICTQVPPGEPQVFLGPDKAFTYDYVFDTGIGQSTIYETCVGHLVEGALDGYNATVLAYGQTGSGKTYTMGTGFDVEVEEAVVGIIPRAIKHLFDGIAEKQQHARERAQMPPEFKVTAQFLELYNEDLKDLLEPGGPRGGARIHEDTSGNIHLAGVEPRIVTSLEQALDYLRLGALSRTTGSTQMNTQSSRSHAIFTLYIRQQRCIKVEDPDADIDTSGTEPANEFETLTAKFHFVDLAGSERLKRTGATGDRAKEGISINCGLLALGNVISALGDKTKKALHVPYRDSKLTRLLQDSLGGNSQTVMIACVSPSDRDFMETLSTLKYANRARNIKNKVTINQDKSSRTIASLRREIQQLQLELMEYRQGKRVVGEDGVNDAWHENQMLNSELQSLRTRVKALSETVEALTAKNVLLLAEKAAGQWVSATGGNGEVTSLVQGYVQEIEELRARLLEAEAMYQQLKKRQMQVNAANPYGDSGYMFQSDSTSVLSDAKKELQKEIETLTALKEQQVYNTNTANKVGEEGEGDDVEVVQDSASEDDSDDDSDRKEEDEEEAAMGRELEALTSDIDMKQRLIQELELSQRRLQTMKQHYEDKLAQLQARIKDTQEERDKVLHSLQQQPTPPTEKVKKLRDEYEKKLSAMQKEMRLLQTAKKEHARLLKSQSQNENRLRGLRNELAEMKRAKVKLLNKMREEAQRHKENELRRNREIAQLRKESRKNANMIRTLEADKRMKEVVLRRKQEEVTALRKRDRGLSQKVAGRAPPKPINPKTLKQRWQTFERTIAKQALAKQAAAETEREMERLLQEREELGRELEKLQKHRNDITSRRGDPNDIDEEIDNVKSKISYLQDSISECQRDMVEMGDGETEGEPGVEALISTVQTVDEAQYLLQKMLAFTVEQSCVAAQKQLEVRDMESRLNQVAQESDVQHQLLEHVLRDRDLLSLTNSHHNHALNYSPPSSRSSSPDNETYSQVIMGEEKQRNNKVRRRTTQPQELLYGVQANPDNMKTEEQSQNHNHPLTRVPSAPGSLKGLVLTRSQHSNITGGSPTLSRRDSISPRPLRRPLHPGGGSMCFNKFGLT